A stretch of the Fundulus heteroclitus isolate FHET01 unplaced genomic scaffold, MU-UCD_Fhet_4.1 scaffold_49, whole genome shotgun sequence genome encodes the following:
- the LOC110367769 gene encoding zinc finger protein 260-like isoform X5, whose amino-acid sequence MMENHEMKIEVKEENHEVKIDVNVENHDMKTEEKENHEMKTEEKESHDMKTEEKESHEMKTEEENHEMKTEEEGNYEITFEVKQEMNDEVKLEDYQDQKPDNHTLNTTNQTNPASSSGRPDLQEHEDPQQTDEALTAPAGSNLNQQISTTGKPYACDHCPAAFKTKEYLKKHQQIHTRGKPYRCDHCQATFKTKEYLQKHQLIHTRGKLYKCDQCEATFRTLYPLRKHQEIHIRGKPYSCDQCPAIFKTKRYLKKHLIIHSGKRPHSCVQCALTFQRKDLLIVHQRIHTGDRPFRCEHCAATFRRKDGLQIHERIHAGVTPFSCDQCQASFKTLSYLKKHQGVYSSGHSYKCDQCGVTLETQCNLNKHQQLHTGEKPYGCNRCDATFQTTNSLRVHQMIHTGQTPHSCDQCGATFKTKSQMKRHQLNHSGERPFRCDQCAATFQSKTNLLVHQMIHTGERRYSCDQCGATFKSKHRMKTHQLNHSGDRPYRCDQCGFTFLTKSTLTEHQQIHTTEKPYSCDQCSATFKTQPYLKKHQLIHTKGHPYRCDQCSASFKTQDYLRKHQQIHTGHKPHRCEQCAATFQRKDSLRIHQRMHAGVTPISCDKCQAGFQTLYYLKKHQEIHTRGETNSCEQSGLTLTP is encoded by the exons ATGATGGAGAACCATGAGATGAAAATTGAGGTGAAGGAGGAGAACCATGAGGTGAAAATTGATGTGAACGTGGAGAACCATGATATGAAGACTGAGGAGAAGGAGAACCATGAGATGAAGACTGAGGAGAAGGAGAGCCATGATATGAAGACTGAGGAGAAGGAGAGCCATGAGATGAAGACTGAGGAGGAGAACCATGAGATGAAGACTGAGGAGGAGGGGAATTATGAGATTACCTTTGAGGTGAAACAGGAGATGAATGATGAAGTTAAACTTGAGGACTACCAGGACCAAAAACCGGACAACCACACTCTGAACACCACAAACCAGACAAACCCAGCCTCCTCCTCTGGTCGCCCTGATCTACAG GAGCATGAAGACCCTCAACAGACTGATGAAGCCCTCACTGCACCAGCCGGATCTAATTTAAATCAACAGATCAGCACCACAGGGAAACCATATGCCTGTGACCACTGTCCAGCAGCGTTTAAAACCAAGgaatatttaaagaaacatcAACAAATCCACACCAGAGGGAAACCATACCGCTGTGACCATTGTCAGGCAACTTTTAAAACCAAAGAATATTTACAGAAACATCAGTTGATCCACACTAGAGGGAAACTATACAAATGTGACCAATGTGAAGCAACTTTTAGGACCCTTTATCCTTTAAGGAAACATCAAGAGATCCACATTAGAGGGAAACCATACAGCTGTGACCAGTGTCCAGcaatttttaaaaccaaacgTTATTTGAAGAAACATCTAATAATCCACTCCGGAAAAAGACCACACTCCTGTGTCCAGTGTGCTTTAACTTTTCAAAGAAAAGATTTGTTAATAGTGCATCAACGGATCCACACTGGAGACCGACCATTCCGCTGTGAGCACTGTGCTGCAACTTTTCGAAGAAAGGATGGTTTACAGATTCATGAGCGGATACATGCTGGAGTGACACCATTCAGCTGTGACCAGTGTCAAGCAAGTTTTAAAACCCTGtcttatttaaagaaacatcaAGGGGTCTATTCTAGTGGGCATAGCTATAAATGTGACCAGTGTGGAGTAACTTTAGAAACCCAGtgtaatttaaataaacatcaacAGCTGCACACTGGAGAAAAACCATACGGCTGTAACCGGTGTGACGCAACATTTCAAACTACGAATAGCTTGCGGGTTCATCAAATGATTCACACCGGACAGACACCACACAGCTGTGACCAGTGTGGAGCAACTTTTAAAACCAAGAGTCAAATGAAGAGACATCAGCTAAATCACTCTGGAGAGAGACCATTCCGCTGTGATCAGTGTGCTGCAACCTTTCAAAGTAAGACTAACTTGCTGGTTCATCAAATGATTCACACTGGAGAGAGACGATACAGCTGTGATCAGTGTGGAGCtacttttaaaagcaaacatcGTATGAAGACACATCAATTGAACCACTCTGGAGACAGACCATACCGCTGTGACCAGTGTGGATTCACATTTCTAACTAAAAGTACTTTAACTGAACATCAACAGATCCACACCACAGAGAAACCATACAGCTGTGACCAGTGTTCAGCAACTTTCAAAACCCAgccttatttaaagaaacatcaACTGATCCACACTAAAGGGCATCCGTACAGGTGTGACCAGTGTTCTGCAAGTTTCAAAACCCAAGATTATTTAAGGAAACATCAACAAATACACACTGGACACAAACCACATCGCTGTGAGCAGTGTGCGGCAACTTTTCAAAGGAAGGATAGTTTAAGGATTCATCAACGGATGCATGCTGGAGTGACACCAATTAGCTGTGACAAGTGTCAAGCAGGATTTCAAACGCTATATTATCTAAAGAAACATCAAGAGATCCATACTAGAGGAGAAACAAACAGCTGTGAACAGTCTGGATTAACTTTAACTCCTTAA